The window ATTCGCTCCCATGGCTACACCTAAGCGAGTAATTTCCGCAATTCCACGGGTAATCAATGCTGTTCTGGCATTGGCACCAAATCCCATACCATCTGAAATACCTGCGCCAATCGCAATTACGTTTTTAATGGCGCCACCTAATTGAACACCGATCATATCTTGGTTTACATACACCCGAAAATGCTGGCTGCAATGAATGCGAGCTTGAAACTCTAAGGCAAACTTTTCATTACGAGAGGCAAGGGTAATCGCTGTTGGCAAACCTTGAGCCAATTCTTTCGCAAAAGTAGGACCAGAAAGCACAGCGGTTGGAATTGCTTTACCTAAGGTTTCTTCCACCACTTCTTGTAGTAATCGGCCAGTGTTGCGTTCTAATCCTTTGGTTGCCCAAATTAAACGATGATCAGGTTTTAAGTGCGGTCGAATTTTTAACAGAATTTCACCAAAAGCATGACTTGGCACCACAATTAAAATATCTTTCGAGTGGTCAAGTGCAGTTTTCAAATCTAA is drawn from Haemophilus parainfluenzae and contains these coding sequences:
- the gpsA gene encoding NAD(P)H-dependent glycerol-3-phosphate dehydrogenase, whose translation is MTPSQSPITILGCGSYGTALAISFSRNGSPTYLWGHNPDHIHQMQQERQNRRFLPDIEFPESLHLELDLKTALDHSKDILIVVPSHAFGEILLKIRPHLKPDHRLIWATKGLERNTGRLLQEVVEETLGKAIPTAVLSGPTFAKELAQGLPTAITLASRNEKFALEFQARIHCSQHFRVYVNQDMIGVQLGGAIKNVIAIGAGISDGMGFGANARTALITRGIAEITRLGVAMGANTQTFMGMSGLGDLVLTCTDNQSRNRRFGLMLGKGTDSQQAMDEIGQVVEGFYNTKETYLLAQRQGVEMPITEQIYQMLFCGKSAQEVALSLLGRERKGE